A window from Sinanaerobacter sp. ZZT-01 encodes these proteins:
- a CDS encoding NADH-quinone oxidoreductase subunit NuoF, which yields MKIPSLAAFQKRQMDCAKALKLEHKKILVCGGTGCVAGGSLDIYAAFQEIIKKGNFSFVDVQLEKEEKPHVSVKKSGCHGFCEMGPLVRIEPYGILYVKVTKEDVAEIFQETILKGKPVKRLLYHFNGKNHTTEKDIPFYKKQRREVLQHCGLIDAESIEEYIGIGGYTAFTKALFQMSSDEVIEEVVLSKLRGRGGGGFPTGKKWMQVARQKETTRYVVCNGDEGDPGAFMDRSVMEGDPHRMLEGMLIAAVAVRATEGFIYVRAEYPLAVTRLRNAIEQAREWGLLGKNILGSDFSFDIKINQGAGAFVCGEGSALTASIEGDRGMPRVKPPRTVEQGLFSKPTILNNVETFANLPSIILNGNEWFRSMGTPSSPGTKAFALTGNVNNTGLIEVPMGTNLKEIIYEIGGGIKNGKDFKAVQIGGPSGGCLCLDKEHLDLPLDFDSLKSAGAMIGSGGLVVMDSDTCMVEVARFFMSFTQRESCGKCVPCREGTLRMLNILENITKGKGTLEDLDLLEELAETITDTALCGLGKTASLPVISTLKYFRDEYLAHIVDKKCPTKTCKSLSSYVIVADKCKGCSKCSRGCPVNAISGTIKEPFVIDQAKCIKCGACKDACSFAAIEEV from the coding sequence ATGAAAATTCCATCATTGGCTGCCTTCCAAAAAAGGCAAATGGATTGTGCGAAAGCCTTGAAGCTAGAGCACAAAAAAATATTAGTTTGCGGTGGTACCGGCTGTGTTGCCGGAGGTTCCTTAGATATCTATGCAGCTTTCCAAGAAATCATTAAAAAAGGAAATTTTTCTTTTGTCGATGTTCAGCTTGAAAAAGAAGAAAAGCCGCATGTATCGGTTAAGAAGAGCGGTTGTCACGGATTCTGCGAAATGGGTCCTTTGGTACGTATTGAACCCTATGGCATTCTATATGTAAAGGTGACCAAAGAAGATGTAGCAGAAATTTTCCAAGAAACCATTCTGAAAGGAAAACCGGTAAAGCGCCTCCTCTACCATTTTAATGGTAAAAACCACACAACAGAAAAAGACATTCCGTTTTATAAAAAACAAAGAAGAGAAGTCTTACAGCACTGCGGACTCATCGATGCCGAATCGATTGAGGAATACATTGGCATTGGTGGCTACACAGCATTTACAAAAGCTCTATTCCAAATGAGCAGTGACGAAGTGATTGAAGAGGTCGTTCTCTCAAAGCTTAGAGGAAGAGGCGGCGGCGGATTTCCAACCGGAAAAAAATGGATGCAGGTAGCTCGTCAGAAAGAAACGACTCGTTATGTCGTCTGTAATGGGGATGAAGGAGATCCTGGCGCCTTCATGGACAGAAGCGTTATGGAGGGCGATCCGCACAGAATGTTGGAAGGTATGCTTATCGCTGCGGTTGCCGTACGTGCTACGGAGGGCTTTATCTATGTGCGTGCTGAATATCCTTTGGCTGTTACACGTCTTCGAAATGCAATTGAGCAGGCCAGAGAATGGGGCTTATTAGGTAAAAATATTTTAGGTTCTGATTTTAGTTTTGATATTAAGATTAACCAAGGTGCAGGTGCGTTTGTCTGCGGTGAAGGAAGTGCGTTGACAGCCTCTATTGAAGGAGACCGTGGAATGCCACGTGTAAAACCTCCAAGAACGGTTGAACAAGGACTGTTCAGCAAGCCAACCATATTAAATAATGTAGAAACTTTTGCAAACTTACCAAGTATTATACTGAATGGGAACGAATGGTTCCGCTCAATGGGTACACCAAGCAGTCCGGGAACAAAAGCATTTGCCTTAACCGGAAATGTAAACAACACGGGCCTGATAGAAGTTCCTATGGGCACCAATTTAAAAGAAATCATCTATGAGATTGGCGGCGGTATTAAAAACGGAAAAGATTTTAAAGCCGTTCAAATCGGCGGTCCGTCCGGTGGATGTCTATGTCTTGACAAGGAACATCTCGATCTTCCTCTTGATTTTGATTCCTTGAAATCAGCCGGTGCAATGATTGGTTCTGGCGGACTTGTTGTTATGGACAGTGATACTTGCATGGTCGAGGTTGCGCGTTTCTTCATGAGTTTCACACAAAGGGAGTCTTGTGGGAAATGTGTTCCATGCAGAGAAGGTACGCTTCGTATGCTGAATATTTTAGAGAATATTACAAAGGGAAAAGGAACGCTGGAGGACCTTGATCTCCTAGAAGAATTGGCAGAAACAATTACAGATACCGCACTTTGCGGACTTGGAAAAACCGCTTCGCTTCCGGTGATCAGTACCTTAAAGTATTTCCGCGACGAATATCTGGCTCACATTGTGGATAAAAAATGTCCGACAAAAACCTGCAAATCTCTTTCCTCCTATGTTATCGTAGCCGATAAATGCAAGGGCTGTTCTAAATGTTCGAGGGGCTGTCCGGTTAATGCAATCAGTGGCACCATTAAGGAGCCATTCGTCATTGACCAAGCGAAGTGCATAAAATGTGGTGCTTGTAAAGACGCTTGCAGCTTTGCGGCCATTGAGGAGGTATAG
- a CDS encoding [FeFe] hydrogenase, group A produces the protein MNTIATTNHDEFMWIDGLKVKLEGEKNILKVIRKTGIHLPTFCYHSSLSTYGACRMCVVEDERGTVMAACSTLPKNGMSIKTNTKKLLKHRRMILELILANHCRDCTVCEKNDDCELRSLAARLGVKHIRFDNNREIHPVDQSSPSIIRDPSKCILCGDCVRVCSETQGMGILDFAYRGADIQVTTAFNKKLSDTDCVSCGQCVAVCPTGALVIKSETQKVWDVLLDPNKRVVCQMAPAVRVALGEEFDLPAGELVTGKAFAALNRLGFDYVYDTSLSADMTVVEEANEFMKRLEDGGPFPMFTSCCPAWVKFVESKHPDLLDNISTCKSPMQMLGAVSKNHFTQPKWNDKETIMVAIMPCTAKKAEVSRPEFVHKGKRDVDICITTQELAYMIQEAGIDLSNLTPESPDMPFGLASGSGLLFGVTGGVAEAVIRRCNAEKTSESLQAISYCGVRGMEGIKEATIEVGDREIRIAVAHGLQNADQLIKQMKSGSIYYDFIEVMACPGGCVCGGGQPIAKRRLTREKRTESIYNADGIAQLKYSDENPQVKSLYSAMKPEDVHHLLHVHYPKPALNDE, from the coding sequence ATGAATACAATTGCAACAACAAACCACGATGAATTTATGTGGATTGATGGCCTAAAAGTAAAACTTGAGGGCGAAAAAAATATATTAAAGGTTATTCGAAAAACCGGAATTCACCTTCCAACCTTCTGTTATCACTCTTCTCTAAGTACTTATGGTGCTTGCCGTATGTGTGTGGTAGAAGATGAAAGAGGCACAGTTATGGCTGCATGCTCTACTCTACCAAAAAACGGAATGTCTATTAAGACAAATACAAAAAAATTATTGAAGCATAGACGAATGATTCTGGAGCTTATTTTGGCAAACCATTGCAGAGACTGTACAGTCTGTGAAAAAAACGATGACTGTGAACTTCGCTCTCTTGCAGCCCGTTTAGGGGTGAAGCACATTCGTTTTGATAATAACCGTGAGATACATCCTGTTGATCAATCGAGTCCTTCTATCATTCGTGATCCGAGCAAATGTATTTTATGCGGTGACTGTGTGCGTGTATGTTCCGAAACACAAGGCATGGGTATCTTGGACTTTGCCTACCGCGGTGCAGATATTCAAGTAACAACGGCATTTAATAAAAAGCTGAGTGATACCGATTGTGTTTCATGCGGACAATGCGTAGCAGTCTGTCCAACCGGAGCGTTGGTAATCAAATCGGAAACACAAAAAGTTTGGGATGTATTGCTTGATCCAAATAAGCGTGTTGTCTGTCAAATGGCTCCGGCTGTCCGAGTTGCACTCGGCGAAGAATTTGATCTTCCTGCCGGTGAACTGGTTACCGGAAAAGCCTTCGCAGCTCTAAACCGATTAGGTTTTGACTATGTCTATGACACAAGTTTATCTGCAGATATGACTGTTGTCGAAGAAGCAAACGAATTTATGAAACGATTAGAAGATGGCGGTCCATTTCCTATGTTTACCTCTTGTTGTCCAGCATGGGTTAAGTTTGTTGAAAGCAAGCATCCGGATCTTTTGGATAATATCTCTACTTGTAAATCTCCAATGCAGATGCTCGGCGCAGTTTCTAAAAATCATTTTACACAACCAAAGTGGAATGATAAAGAAACCATTATGGTCGCAATTATGCCTTGTACTGCAAAGAAAGCAGAGGTTTCAAGACCGGAATTTGTTCATAAGGGAAAGCGTGATGTTGATATTTGTATCACAACACAAGAATTGGCGTATATGATTCAGGAAGCCGGCATTGATCTTTCCAACCTTACGCCGGAATCTCCTGATATGCCGTTTGGTCTTGCTTCCGGGTCCGGACTCTTATTTGGTGTCACAGGAGGTGTTGCAGAAGCTGTAATTCGTCGTTGCAATGCTGAAAAAACTTCGGAATCACTTCAAGCCATTTCCTATTGCGGGGTTCGTGGTATGGAAGGAATAAAAGAAGCTACGATTGAAGTTGGTGATCGTGAAATTCGAATCGCAGTTGCTCACGGGCTACAAAATGCGGATCAATTAATCAAGCAGATGAAGAGCGGAAGTATCTATTATGACTTTATAGAAGTGATGGCTTGTCCTGGCGGCTGTGTATGCGGCGGCGGTCAGCCAATTGCTAAAAGGCGGCTCACTCGTGAAAAGAGGACAGAAAGCATCTACAATGCAGACGGAATCGCTCAGCTCAAATATTCAGATGAAAATCCACAAGTAAAAAGTCTTTATTCTGCTATGAAACCAGAAGATGTACATCATCTTCTACATGTTCACTATCCAAAGCCGGCATTGAATGATGAATAA
- a CDS encoding copper amine oxidase N-terminal domain-containing protein, translated as MKFHTLKKAFAFVLILTMVFSSSLTVFAAETSTQIKVQLNGEMIDFTDAAPKMVNSRVMIPFRAILEKLDATVQYDQEKEMVTAKLGDRNISFAVGNTDLKVTTGEQTESKKMDVAPFVDQKNDRTYVSTRSIAEAFGYSVGWDNANKAVIIIDFDKIFKNADKDFSYLSMPYAVEYDSEKTYKTTGTLDGNVKIASPLDAKQAMNVGFSGRLAALQQRMNADMTMNMALDLDALFKSQDMTEEEKAALAPMKDALKNIEMQIKMSDSGIMYIKCPMLSNVMGSLGQKVEADTWYKMDMNAMYEEMGMDFQSIMNMSKGFSGNMNLSELLTKFISGISADFTVDTYKDVNTTYALAKELAGDAAFKTVGNTHTLTIDKNALNTVLDKKLGLSKEALKELQESDFSCTIQLNELDGKIKDTKVKFSINSKDISMDLDVSGDALSSVCNVVMSIPNTMEMTMNMKAESKVSTEKVDTTIPKGANVVDYMKTFEGLN; from the coding sequence ATGAAATTTCATACACTAAAAAAAGCATTTGCTTTTGTCTTAATTTTGACTATGGTATTTTCTAGCAGCCTCACGGTATTTGCTGCGGAGACATCTACTCAAATAAAGGTTCAGTTGAACGGTGAAATGATTGATTTTACTGATGCGGCACCTAAAATGGTAAATAGCCGAGTAATGATACCATTCCGTGCAATTTTAGAAAAATTGGATGCTACCGTTCAATATGATCAAGAAAAAGAGATGGTAACAGCAAAGCTGGGAGATAGAAACATCTCATTTGCAGTTGGAAATACGGACCTTAAAGTGACAACTGGTGAGCAGACAGAGAGCAAAAAGATGGACGTAGCTCCTTTTGTTGACCAGAAAAACGACCGTACATATGTATCGACTCGTTCTATCGCAGAAGCATTTGGTTATTCTGTAGGATGGGACAATGCAAACAAAGCAGTTATTATCATTGATTTTGATAAAATATTTAAAAATGCCGATAAGGATTTTTCTTATCTAAGCATGCCGTATGCGGTGGAATATGATTCTGAAAAAACATATAAAACGACAGGTACTTTAGATGGAAATGTAAAAATTGCGTCACCGTTAGATGCTAAACAAGCAATGAATGTCGGTTTTTCCGGAAGGTTAGCGGCCTTGCAGCAGCGAATGAATGCAGATATGACTATGAATATGGCTTTGGATTTGGATGCTTTGTTCAAGTCTCAGGATATGACTGAAGAAGAAAAAGCTGCATTAGCACCGATGAAAGATGCATTGAAAAATATTGAGATGCAGATCAAGATGAGTGATTCAGGTATTATGTACATAAAGTGTCCGATGTTATCCAATGTTATGGGAAGCTTAGGTCAGAAAGTTGAAGCTGATACATGGTATAAGATGGATATGAACGCTATGTATGAAGAAATGGGAATGGATTTCCAAAGTATTATGAATATGAGCAAAGGCTTCTCTGGAAATATGAATTTGTCTGAACTTCTTACAAAATTCATCAGTGGCATTTCAGCTGACTTTACAGTTGACACCTACAAAGATGTAAACACCACGTATGCTCTTGCAAAAGAACTTGCTGGAGATGCAGCGTTCAAGACAGTAGGCAATACACATACTTTAACAATTGATAAAAATGCTCTAAATACTGTTCTTGATAAAAAGTTAGGGCTTTCCAAAGAAGCGTTAAAAGAGTTACAGGAATCTGATTTTTCTTGCACAATTCAATTGAATGAGCTAGATGGAAAAATAAAGGATACAAAGGTTAAATTTTCCATTAATTCAAAGGATATTTCTATGGATCTGGATGTAAGCGGAGATGCTTTGAGCTCTGTTTGTAATGTAGTAATGAGTATCCCTAATACAATGGAAATGACGATGAATATGAAAGCAGAATCAAAGGTTTCTACTGAAAAAGTTGACACAACAATTCCTAAAGGAGCAAATGTTGTGGATTACATGAAAACGTTTGAAGGCTTAAACTAA
- a CDS encoding YibE/F family protein: MKLTKRKMNDTIWILTLAISILLIFVGNRIVSKDLDLFVESDSAAAKANVVEIIGEQQKDYSLGGQEFKNRAILFKCKILNGEQRGKTVTVSQILDESYAPLKEIELKDKVIIYNYPSEEFGTEWVFGDFARLNVIIWMSLLFFVLMIILGGKKGINTILSLSLTCLAVFAVFIPSVLNGYNIYITSLLTCIYTIIMTLLLVNGMGKKTLATICGCVFGVIVSALLTVGMDQFLYMTGYVDEHSVYLHMMNVENPIDLKAVIFGAIVIGAMGAVMDVAMDIASSLYEIQQHMENISFHKLVRSGLTIGRDIMGTMSNTLVLAYIGSSFSSVLLLITYTSSMTELLNREQIIAEILQALVGSTAILLTIPLTAVVCGILYTKKSETSTEIKKNDEK; this comes from the coding sequence ATGAAATTAACAAAAAGGAAGATGAATGATACGATTTGGATACTAACACTTGCGATCTCGATTTTATTGATTTTTGTTGGAAACCGTATCGTAAGCAAAGACTTGGATTTATTTGTAGAAAGTGACTCTGCTGCTGCGAAAGCGAATGTAGTAGAAATAATTGGAGAACAGCAGAAAGATTATTCACTTGGAGGACAGGAATTTAAAAATCGAGCCATTCTTTTTAAATGTAAGATCCTAAATGGTGAGCAAAGAGGGAAAACCGTTACTGTCTCTCAAATTCTTGATGAATCGTATGCGCCGTTAAAAGAAATTGAGCTGAAGGATAAAGTGATTATTTATAATTATCCTTCGGAGGAATTTGGAACAGAGTGGGTTTTCGGCGATTTCGCAAGACTTAATGTCATTATTTGGATGTCGCTATTATTCTTTGTATTGATGATTATCTTAGGTGGAAAAAAAGGAATCAATACCATTCTATCCTTATCACTGACTTGTCTGGCTGTATTTGCAGTTTTTATTCCGTCGGTATTGAATGGTTATAATATTTACATAACTTCATTGCTTACATGTATCTATACCATTATAATGACGCTGCTGCTTGTAAACGGTATGGGAAAAAAAACGCTTGCAACTATTTGCGGGTGTGTATTTGGTGTTATTGTGTCTGCCTTACTGACAGTCGGAATGGATCAATTTTTATATATGACAGGATACGTAGATGAACATTCCGTTTACTTACATATGATGAATGTTGAAAATCCAATTGACTTGAAAGCAGTAATTTTTGGCGCAATTGTAATCGGTGCAATGGGAGCCGTTATGGATGTAGCCATGGACATAGCATCTTCCTTATATGAAATACAGCAGCATATGGAGAATATTTCATTTCATAAACTTGTTCGCAGTGGTTTGACAATCGGAAGAGACATTATGGGAACCATGTCAAATACATTGGTACTGGCATACATTGGAAGTTCCTTTTCCAGTGTTTTACTCCTGATTACCTATACAAGCTCTATGACAGAACTTTTGAATCGAGAGCAAATTATTGCAGAGATATTACAAGCCCTAGTGGGGAGCACGGCTATTCTTTTGACGATACCGCTTACTGCGGTTGTATGTGGAATTTTATATACCAAAAAAAGCGAGACATCAACAGAAATTAAAAAAAATGATGAGAAATAG